AAGCACTGGCCGAGCGCTGCTGCGAAGGCAAGCTTGTCGTGATACACGAAGGTGGCTACTCGGAGGGCTACGTGCCGCTATGCGGTCACGCGGTTATCCAAACCCTGGCGGGCAGTACGACGACCGTACCCGATCCGCAAAACGATGAAATTGCCGCGTGGGGCTACCAGGCCCTGCAACCGCATCAGCAGGCCTTAATTGAAGGCTGGTGCCAACAGTGGGAGCACGCAAAACGATGACACCGCTTGATGATCGCGATGGCTGGATTTGGCTGGACGGTGAATGGCGTGAGTGGCGCGACGCTAAGGTTCATCTGTTTACCCATACCCTGCACTACGGCATGGGCTGTTTTGAAGGTGTGCGTGCTTACGCAGGCTCTACGGGCACACATCTGTTCCGCGTCGCTGAACACACGCGCCGCCTGGCAGAAAGCGCGCATGCGCTGGACATTCCCCTGCCGTTTAGCGAGGCAGACATCATCACTGCTCAGCGCGAGTGCCTGAGCAAAAATAGCCTAACCAATGCCTATCTAAAACCCACCGTATTTTTAGGCTCAGAAGGCTTGGGGCTGCGTGCTCAGGGGCTCAGCACCCATTTGATGGTGGCAGCTTGGGATTTAGGTCCGTACATTTCACCGCAGGCGGCCACCCATGGTTTGCGCGCACTGACCTCTTCCTGGGCGCGGCATCACGTCAACATCAGCCTGTGCCGGGCCAAGACCAGCGGGCACTACGTTAACTCGATGCTCGCGCTCAATACCGCCGTGAAGGCGGGCTTTGATGAAACCATCATGCTTGATCCGGAAGGCTATGTGGCCGAGGCCTCGGCGGCTAACGTCTTTTTGCTGCGCGACGGCATGCTGCATACGCCGGAAGTAACGTCGTGCCTGCAGGGCATTACCCGGGATAGTGTGATTCAGTTGGCGCAGAAGGTGCTGGGCATTGAAGTGCGTGAGCGGCGGATTACTCGCGATGAGCTATATACCGCTGATGAAGCGTTCTTAACCGGCACCGCCGCTGAGATACTGCCGCTGCGCGAGTTGGATGGGCGGCGTATTGGCGCCCGCGCTGGGGCGCCACCGGCCAATGAACCCATCCTCCCGCGCAGCGTGACGGCTCAGCTGCAGGGCTTATACCGTCAGGCGGTGCGTGGCGAACTGGATGATTTTAGACATTGGCTAACGCAGGCTTAAGCGGTAATCGCAGCCTCTAATGCCGAGAGCTTTCCTGTCTCCAGCGCTGCTTGTACGGCGGTAATACGAATGATATTGGCAAGCGCCGGGTGTGCTAAGCGCGCAACTAACACGCCTTCGGCGAGCAGCTGCTGATGCACCTCGGCGGCAAGCTCCGCGCTGGGTAAGCGAATGCCAACAAAGTTGGTGGCGCTGGGTAGAACGTCCGCCCCTAGGGCGCGAAAGTGTGCTGCCAGCTGCTCACGGCGCGCTTTTACATCGGCCACGTGCTGGTGAACCTCGTCAGGATGATCGAGCACCACTTCCGCGGCCGCTAGCGTTAACGACGACACCGCATAGTGAATGCGCACTTTCATCATCATCGCCAGCACGTCAGGGTCCGCGATGGCATAGCCAATGCGTAAGCCCGCCAGGCCATGAGCTTTTGACAACGTACGCAGGCGTATCACGCCGGGCAGCGCCTGAGCCGCGAACTCGCTGTTAGCATCGTCGCGAAAATCCCCATAGGCTTCATCCAACAACAGCCAGCAGGTGTCGGGCAGCGCTTCGCGCAGCTTAACAATCGCGCTGTCGCTGTGTAAGTGACCGCTGGGGTTGTCGGGATTGGCTAGGTACACCAGTCGTGCATCTTCGTTATGCGCCGCGGCAGCCAGCGCTTCCAAATCGGGTGCCAGCACGCCAGTTGCCTCAACGTAGCTGGGCTCAACCAAGCGGCATCCCTGGCCAAGCGCAAAATAGCCAAAGGTGGGGTAGGTGCCGGCGGTGCAAATGACGGTCGCACCGGGTTCACAGGTCGTGCGCAGGGCCAGCGCAATAAGGCTGTCGGCACCGGCATCGACCAGCAGTGTTTCAAGCGCCATGCCATGCTGGGTACTCAGGCGCTGGCGCACGCCGAGCGCTTCGGCATCGCCGTAGCAGTAAACGTGTTCGGCTAGGGCATCGCCAAAGTGCGCGCGCAGCGCACGGTGGGGCATGTCCAGGCCTTCGTTAGAGCCCAACCGATGCGGGATCTCCTTTCCAATGCGGCGCTCTAACACCTTGATGCCAGGAAACGGATTAACAGGGCCTTCACTGGTTAAGTGCTCGGGGTAGCGGGGCATAGCGGTTCCTAAAAGCGATGTCTAAAAACAGTCGTAATGATCAGCGTTGGGCTTTTCGTTAAAGCACTTTACCGCGATTCAATAGGTTGAGCGGGTCTAGCGCTTGCTTGAGAGTCTGCATCAACTCGATTTCGGCGCTGGCGCGGCAAGTGCTTAGCCACGGGCGTTTTTCCAGGCCAATGCCGTGTTCAGCGGACACAGAACCGCCAAGCGCGGTCAGCGGCTCATAAACCATGGCTTCAACTTCACGGCGAATCTCGATGGCATCGTTGCCGGTACTCACGGAAATATGCAGGTTGCCATCGCCTAAGTGGCCAAACACCACTAGCCGCGCCTCTGGCCAGCGCTGGGTTAGCTGCGTTTCCAGCGCGACGGTGTAGCGCTGCATATCGGCAATCGGCAGACTGACATCAAAGGTGAAAACCGGTGACATGCCTTTGACCAGTCCTTCAATATCTTCACGAATGGCCCACAGCCCATCGCGCTGGGCGTGGGATTGCGCGATCACCGCATCGACAATCAATTCACTCTCTAGCGCGCTTTCCAGCGCTTCGCTGAACTGGCTGGCATTGCGCTCGGCATCGCTGCCCAGTGACTCAATAATCACATAAAAAGGGTGTTCGGTAGCAATAGGCGGCGTATGGCGCCCCATGGTTTCCGTCAGCAAACGGTAGTAGTTTTGCCACATGACTTCAAAGGCGCCCAGGCTTCCGCCTAGCGCTTTGCCCATATGGCTGAGCAGGCCGGTTAACGCTTCAAATGAAGGGCAGGCGACCATCGCCGTCTGCTCGCTGGGTGTCGGGGGCTGCAGGCGCAGCACGGCGCGCGTCACAATGCCCAGGGTGCCTTCGCTGCCAATAAACAGCTGCTTTAAATCAAAACCGGCATTATTTTTGAGCATGCGATTCATCGAGCTGACCACGCGGCCATCGGCCATCACCGCTTCCAGGCCGAGCACCTGCTGGCGCATCATGCCGTAGCGAATCACCCGCACGCCGCCTGCGTTGGTGGCGATATTGCCGCCGATCGTACAGCTGCCTCGGGCGCCTAAATCCAGCGGAAACTGCAGGCCGACTTCTCGCGCTGCTTCTTGAACCCGCTGCAGCGGTGCTCCGGCTTGAACGGTGAGCGTGCCGCCGATCTGGTCGATCTCTTCAATGGCCGTCAGACGCTCCAGGGAAATGACCAGCTCGTCAGGGCTTGCCTCCGCGCCGTGTACTAATCCGGTTAATCCGCCGTGAGTGACTACCGGCTGCTGCACCTCATAACAAGCGCGCATGACCGCCGCTACCTGCTCGGTGTCCGCGGGGCGAACAATCGCTCCAGCCTGGCAGGGCGCACCGGTCATCCAGTCCACGCGGCGGCCATGCACATCGTCACCCGTTAATACGTGGGCCGGGCCAACAATGGCGCGCAGCGCCTCCAGGGTTATCTGCATGAGGGTTCCTTAGCTCATCTTTTCAGTTTGCTACATTAGTGTTTTGAATATTAGTTTTTAACTATTCGATTATGAACGACACCACTTTGAAAACCTACGCCGTAGCCGCTACGGGAGCCACACGCCCTGGAATCGCTTTGAGCAGGGCCTGAGTATATGCCTCGCGGGGAGCAAGAAAGATCTGCTCAGCGCTGCCTTGCTCGACAATGCGGCCATGCTGCATCACCACAATACGATCGCAAATATGCGCCGCCACCCGCAGGTCGTGAGTGATAAAGAGCAGCGACAAAGAGAGGCGTTGCTTCAGTTCTTCCAGCAGCTCCAACACCTGAGCCTGAATGGACACGTCCAACGCTGAGACGGCTTCGTCCGCGACGATCAACTCTGGGTTCAATGCTAGCGCTCTGGCAATGCCAATCCGCTGGCGCTGGCCCCCGGAAAATTCATGCGGGTAGCGCTCTGCCGCCCCGGCGCCCAAGCCGACCATGTCCAGCAGTTCACCTGCCTGCTTGAGCGCCGCCGCTTTTGATGTGCCGTTGGCAATCGGCCCCTGGGCGATCGCCATGCCCACTTTGGTGCGCGGATTGAGCGAGGCGTAAGGGTCTTGAAAAATCATCTGCACTCGGTGGCGTTCGCGGCGCAGCGCATCGCCTTTAAGCTGTGAAAGATTCACGCCATCCAGCAGCAGTTCGCCGCTGTCAGGATGTTCAAGGCGCACCACGCAGCGGCCCAAAGTAGATTTTCCAGAACCGGATTCACCCACAATACCCACCGTTTCACCCCGCGCCAGGGTAAGCGATACATCCTCAAGGGCACGGACTTCTCGGGAGGGTTTAAGCCAACCGCCCCTGGAACGAAACACTTTATTGAGCTGCTTGATCTCCAGCAGCGGGGCTACTTGGCTGGTCTCGCGGTGAGGCGGTACCGCATTGCTGGGAATCGCTGCGATCAGCGCCTGGGTGTAAGCATCTTGAGGATTCTCCAGCACCGCTTTCGCATCACCTAGCTCCACTATTTTTCCGTGGCGCATCACGCAGACGCGATTGGCTATTTCAGCGACGACGCCAAAGTCGTGGGTGATAAACATCACCGACATACCGCGCTGGCTTTGCAAATCGCGAATCAGTTCCAGAATCTGCGCCTGGGTCGTTACATCCAGCGCCGTGGTGGGCTCATCGGCAATCAGTAGAATAGGTTCCAACGCCAGTGCCATGGCGATCATCACCCGCTGGCGCTGTCCGCCGGAAAGCTCGAATGGATAGGCGCGAATGGCTTTTTCGGGCTGTGGGATGCCGACTTCAATTAATAGCTCCAGCGCTCGTGCCTGGCGCTCTTTTGCGGTGAATTGGCCGTGGGCCTCAAACACTTCGGCAATTTGTGCGCCTACCCGCATCAGTGGGTTAAGAGCGGTCATTGGTTCTTGGAAAATCATGCCGATTTTTAGCCCGCGTAGGGCGCGATGCTGTTTTTCTGTCAGGGCGAGTAGGTTTTGCCCCTCGAACATTATTTCGCCCTGAGTGGCGTTGACGCCCTTGGGTAGCAATCCCATTACGGCGTTGGCAGCCATCGATTTTCCGGAGCCGGATTCGCCGACCACGCACATAATTTCGCCGCGCTTTACGTCGTAGCTAACATTCTCCACCGCTAGGGCGCGATCGGCGCCTTTAGGTAGCGCAATGCTGACATCGCGAATGCTAAGCACGCTTTCTGTTGATGCTTCATTCATAACAAGCACTCCAGCCATAACAAGCGCCTAGCGCTCGCGGGAAAGTTTAGGGTTTAGCGCATCATCTAAGCCTTCACCGACAAGGTTTAACGCCAGCACGGTAAGCAGAATCGCCACACCAGGGAAGAAACTCAGCCACCACGCTTGGCGAATCACCGTGCGTGCCGCGCCAATCATATAGCCCCAGGACATCACGTTAGGATCGCCCAAACCAAGAAACGACAGCGCCGATTCCAGCAAGATAGCGGTGGCCACCATTAATGACGCCAGTACGATAATGGGCGACAGCGTATTGGGCAGAATCTGGCGCAGGATAATGGTGCTATTGGATTGGCCAATTAAGCGCGCGGCCTCGACATATTCACGGTTGCGCAGCGACATAAACTCAGCGCGCACCAAGCGCGCCACCGGCGGCCAGCTGACAATCGCAATCGCCAGCACGATCGAGGTAAT
This DNA window, taken from Vreelandella profundi, encodes the following:
- a CDS encoding FAD-binding oxidoreductase, which encodes MQITLEALRAIVGPAHVLTGDDVHGRRVDWMTGAPCQAGAIVRPADTEQVAAVMRACYEVQQPVVTHGGLTGLVHGAEASPDELVISLERLTAIEEIDQIGGTLTVQAGAPLQRVQEAAREVGLQFPLDLGARGSCTIGGNIATNAGGVRVIRYGMMRQQVLGLEAVMADGRVVSSMNRMLKNNAGFDLKQLFIGSEGTLGIVTRAVLRLQPPTPSEQTAMVACPSFEALTGLLSHMGKALGGSLGAFEVMWQNYYRLLTETMGRHTPPIATEHPFYVIIESLGSDAERNASQFSEALESALESELIVDAVIAQSHAQRDGLWAIREDIEGLVKGMSPVFTFDVSLPIADMQRYTVALETQLTQRWPEARLVVFGHLGDGNLHISVSTGNDAIEIRREVEAMVYEPLTALGGSVSAEHGIGLEKRPWLSTCRASAEIELMQTLKQALDPLNLLNRGKVL
- a CDS encoding ABC transporter permease; translated protein: MSFFARFAQNRGALIGLIILLAIIVMAILAPLLFPESPWRMVQRPFLPPLSQDGFPLGTDTMGRNVASGLMHGAWVSLLIGLVSTSVALLIGVPLGAIAGYYGGIVDDILMRFTEFFQTIPNFALAIVLVAIMQPSITSIVLAIAIVSWPPVARLVRAEFMSLRNREYVEAARLIGQSNSTIILRQILPNTLSPIIVLASLMVATAILLESALSFLGLGDPNVMSWGYMIGAARTVIRQAWWLSFFPGVAILLTVLALNLVGEGLDDALNPKLSRER
- a CDS encoding ABC transporter ATP-binding protein; the protein is MNEASTESVLSIRDVSIALPKGADRALAVENVSYDVKRGEIMCVVGESGSGKSMAANAVMGLLPKGVNATQGEIMFEGQNLLALTEKQHRALRGLKIGMIFQEPMTALNPLMRVGAQIAEVFEAHGQFTAKERQARALELLIEVGIPQPEKAIRAYPFELSGGQRQRVMIAMALALEPILLIADEPTTALDVTTQAQILELIRDLQSQRGMSVMFITHDFGVVAEIANRVCVMRHGKIVELGDAKAVLENPQDAYTQALIAAIPSNAVPPHRETSQVAPLLEIKQLNKVFRSRGGWLKPSREVRALEDVSLTLARGETVGIVGESGSGKSTLGRCVVRLEHPDSGELLLDGVNLSQLKGDALRRERHRVQMIFQDPYASLNPRTKVGMAIAQGPIANGTSKAAALKQAGELLDMVGLGAGAAERYPHEFSGGQRQRIGIARALALNPELIVADEAVSALDVSIQAQVLELLEELKQRLSLSLLFITHDLRVAAHICDRIVVMQHGRIVEQGSAEQIFLAPREAYTQALLKAIPGRVAPVAATA
- a CDS encoding pyridoxal phosphate-dependent aminotransferase, with amino-acid sequence MPRYPEHLTSEGPVNPFPGIKVLERRIGKEIPHRLGSNEGLDMPHRALRAHFGDALAEHVYCYGDAEALGVRQRLSTQHGMALETLLVDAGADSLIALALRTTCEPGATVICTAGTYPTFGYFALGQGCRLVEPSYVEATGVLAPDLEALAAAAHNEDARLVYLANPDNPSGHLHSDSAIVKLREALPDTCWLLLDEAYGDFRDDANSEFAAQALPGVIRLRTLSKAHGLAGLRIGYAIADPDVLAMMMKVRIHYAVSSLTLAAAEVVLDHPDEVHQHVADVKARREQLAAHFRALGADVLPSATNFVGIRLPSAELAAEVHQQLLAEGVLVARLAHPALANIIRITAVQAALETGKLSALEAAITA
- a CDS encoding branched-chain amino acid transaminase, which translates into the protein MTPLDDRDGWIWLDGEWREWRDAKVHLFTHTLHYGMGCFEGVRAYAGSTGTHLFRVAEHTRRLAESAHALDIPLPFSEADIITAQRECLSKNSLTNAYLKPTVFLGSEGLGLRAQGLSTHLMVAAWDLGPYISPQAATHGLRALTSSWARHHVNISLCRAKTSGHYVNSMLALNTAVKAGFDETIMLDPEGYVAEASAANVFLLRDGMLHTPEVTSCLQGITRDSVIQLAQKVLGIEVRERRITRDELYTADEAFLTGTAAEILPLRELDGRRIGARAGAPPANEPILPRSVTAQLQGLYRQAVRGELDDFRHWLTQA